The following proteins come from a genomic window of Candidatus Leptovillus gracilis:
- a CDS encoding anaerobic glycerol-3-phosphate dehydrogenase subunit C — MHTQSWHSVGPSLDECIKCNICTSYCPVSAVTDLFPGPKYAGPQAQRFREIGQPQTPDHSVDYCSGCRVCNEVCPTGVKIAELNARARAQIMAEEGIPLRNRLLGRNETLGKLGSIAPALANFGMHNPLSRILAEKVMGIAREAPLPHWSTEGTFGDWIKKTQSIRLKSDKKVVYYHGCATMYYEPYIGKAAVAVFEHNGYQVLVPPQNCCGLPMLSNGEFDAAAEYHQNNINKLLVYAQAGLDIVGTSTSCTLTLKEEAPELLDMDGPNAKAITQATWDIFEWLRELHDRGELKTDFHEINMVLPYHAPCQYRAHRVGKPAMDVMALIPGLDLRESHARCCGIAGTYGYKKEKYQIAMDVGAELFDFVAEQGDDVAMTACDSETCRWQLEHGTDLPSRHPIEFLAAAYGLYDLEKRELVSG, encoded by the coding sequence ATGCACACACAATCATGGCATTCCGTAGGACCTTCCTTAGACGAATGTATCAAGTGCAACATCTGCACCAGTTACTGCCCGGTATCGGCCGTTACCGACCTATTCCCCGGCCCCAAATACGCCGGGCCACAGGCGCAGCGCTTCCGCGAAATCGGCCAGCCGCAAACTCCCGACCATTCGGTGGATTACTGCTCCGGCTGCCGGGTGTGCAACGAAGTCTGCCCCACCGGCGTTAAAATCGCCGAGCTAAACGCCCGCGCCCGCGCCCAAATCATGGCCGAAGAGGGCATCCCACTGCGCAACCGGCTGCTCGGACGCAACGAAACGTTGGGCAAACTAGGCTCCATCGCCCCCGCGCTGGCAAACTTCGGCATGCACAACCCCCTCAGCCGCATCCTGGCCGAAAAAGTGATGGGCATCGCCCGCGAAGCCCCACTACCCCACTGGTCCACCGAAGGCACGTTCGGCGATTGGATTAAAAAGACCCAATCCATCCGCCTGAAGTCAGACAAAAAAGTGGTCTATTACCACGGCTGCGCCACCATGTATTACGAACCGTACATCGGCAAAGCGGCCGTGGCCGTGTTTGAACACAACGGCTACCAGGTATTGGTCCCACCGCAAAACTGCTGCGGTCTCCCCATGCTGAGCAACGGCGAATTCGACGCCGCCGCTGAATACCACCAAAACAACATCAACAAGCTGCTGGTCTACGCCCAGGCCGGGTTAGACATCGTTGGGACCAGCACAAGCTGCACGCTGACGCTCAAAGAAGAAGCGCCAGAACTGTTGGACATGGATGGCCCCAACGCCAAAGCCATCACCCAGGCCACCTGGGACATCTTCGAGTGGCTGCGCGAACTCCATGACCGGGGCGAATTGAAGACCGATTTCCACGAGATCAACATGGTGCTGCCCTACCATGCGCCCTGCCAATACCGGGCGCACCGCGTGGGCAAACCGGCGATGGATGTGATGGCCCTGATTCCCGGCCTTGATTTGCGCGAAAGCCATGCCCGCTGCTGTGGCATTGCCGGGACATACGGCTACAAGAAAGAAAAGTACCAGATTGCCATGGACGTGGGCGCGGAATTGTTCGATTTTGTCGCTGAACAGGGCGACGACGTGGCGATGACCGCTTGCGATTCAGAAACCTGTCGCTGGCAGTTAGAACATGGTACGGATTTACCCTCGCGCCATCCTATTGAATTTTTGGCGGCGGCTTATGGGTTGTATGACCTGGAAAAGCGGGAGTTGGTGAGCGGCTAG
- the glpA gene encoding anaerobic glycerol-3-phosphate dehydrogenase subunit A, whose protein sequence is MNRLQTEVLVIGGGATGTGVAWDAALRGFKVILVERRDLTHGTSGRYHGLLHSGGRYAVKDPHGAAECIAENQILRVTHAHCIEDTSGFFVVLPEDEGEYPDTFKAGCDAVGIPCTEISVAEALQREPLLNPRISRVFEVPDGSSDSFLAAHATAQAARNAGAQILTYHEVTNLIMAGGDSDRRVAGAIVHNVVTGEETEIHADITVNAAGAWTGKLAAMAGIAISIMPSKGTMVAMNHRLVNTVVNRCKNPSDGDIIVPSHTVCVIGTTSINVPEPEPLRIEPWEVHKMLEEGDKMVPGFAQARVLRAWAGVRPLFQDTYVSGKGRDVTRKLALLDHKEREGVGGFLTITGGKWTTFRLMAEATVDDICRHLGTERPCTTAATPVPGVEQGHYWLGHRLHEIEEKHLQGELVCECELATRTMIENAAQRNPLLTLDDLRRDVRLGKGPCQGGFCTYRAVGILHEMKKAGSWEVNMSDEAGAATWEVAYLQSPGHNLVSDADGRAANGNAADGRAANGNAANTADSFNPNLLLRDFLQERWKGVTPILWGRQLKQERLDELIYMSLMNADHLPDKELSSPVTDFYHFDTTPTAEEVADV, encoded by the coding sequence ATGAACCGTTTACAAACTGAAGTTCTGGTCATTGGCGGTGGGGCCACCGGCACAGGCGTGGCCTGGGATGCGGCGCTGCGTGGCTTTAAAGTCATTTTGGTAGAACGCCGCGACCTGACCCATGGCACATCGGGGCGGTATCATGGCTTGCTGCACAGCGGCGGCCGTTATGCCGTGAAAGACCCACATGGGGCGGCCGAGTGCATTGCTGAAAACCAGATTCTACGTGTCACCCATGCCCACTGTATTGAAGACACCAGTGGGTTTTTTGTCGTTCTGCCCGAAGACGAGGGCGAATACCCCGATACATTCAAAGCCGGCTGCGATGCTGTCGGCATTCCTTGCACCGAAATCTCCGTCGCTGAGGCTCTGCAGCGCGAACCGCTGCTGAATCCGCGCATCAGCCGCGTTTTTGAAGTGCCAGACGGCTCATCGGACAGCTTTCTGGCGGCCCATGCCACCGCGCAGGCAGCGCGCAACGCCGGGGCGCAAATTCTGACGTACCACGAAGTAACCAATCTGATCATGGCTGGCGGCGACAGTGACCGGCGGGTTGCCGGGGCGATTGTCCATAATGTTGTTACCGGTGAAGAGACGGAAATCCACGCCGACATCACTGTCAATGCCGCCGGCGCCTGGACGGGCAAGCTGGCGGCAATGGCTGGTATTGCGATTTCTATTATGCCCAGCAAAGGGACGATGGTCGCCATGAACCACCGGCTGGTGAATACGGTGGTCAACCGTTGCAAAAATCCGTCGGATGGCGATATTATCGTTCCCAGCCATACCGTTTGCGTGATCGGCACCACTTCGATCAATGTGCCGGAGCCGGAACCGCTGCGCATTGAACCGTGGGAAGTACACAAGATGTTGGAGGAAGGGGACAAAATGGTCCCTGGTTTTGCCCAGGCGCGGGTGCTGCGAGCCTGGGCCGGGGTACGGCCGTTATTCCAGGATACCTACGTAAGCGGCAAAGGGCGCGATGTGACGCGCAAACTGGCCCTGCTAGACCACAAAGAGCGCGAAGGCGTTGGCGGCTTTCTCACCATTACCGGCGGCAAATGGACCACCTTCCGCCTGATGGCCGAAGCGACGGTGGATGATATTTGCCGCCATTTGGGCACGGAACGGCCGTGTACCACCGCCGCCACCCCCGTCCCTGGCGTTGAGCAAGGCCATTACTGGTTGGGCCACCGCCTGCACGAAATCGAAGAAAAGCACCTGCAAGGCGAACTGGTCTGCGAATGCGAATTGGCGACGCGGACGATGATCGAAAACGCCGCCCAACGCAATCCGCTGCTGACCCTGGACGATTTGCGGCGCGACGTGCGCCTGGGCAAAGGGCCATGCCAGGGTGGATTCTGCACCTACCGCGCCGTGGGCATTCTGCACGAGATGAAAAAAGCGGGCAGTTGGGAAGTGAACATGAGCGACGAGGCCGGCGCCGCCACCTGGGAAGTCGCTTATTTGCAGTCGCCCGGCCACAACCTGGTCAGTGACGCGGACGGCCGTGCCGCCAACGGCAATGCCGCGGACGGCCGTGCCGCCAACGGCAATGCCGCCAACACCGCCGATTCCTTCAACCCCAACCTGCTGCTGCGCGACTTCTTGCAAGAACGCTGGAAAGGGGTGACGCCTATTTTATGGGGCCGCCAACTCAAACAAGAACGGCTGGATGAATTGATCTACATGAGCCTGATGAACGCCGACCACCTGCCGGACAAAGAACTGTCCAGCCCCGTCACCGATTTTTACCATTTCGACACGACGCCGACAGCCGAGGAGGTGGCCGATGTCTGA